The Lachnospiraceae bacterium KM106-2 nucleotide sequence TTACCTTCTTTAGCCATTAACTGTGCACTGTTACCAGCGGAACGAACTAATTGTCCACCTTTACCAGGGTATAATTCGATGTTGTGTACTTGTGTACCAACTGGAATTGCTGATAATGGTAAGCAGTTACCAACTGCGATTTCAGCAGTTGCACCATTCATTACTGTTTGGCCAACTTTTAATCCGTTAGGTGCTAAGATGTAAGCTTTTTCACCATCTGCGTAGCAGATTAAAGCGATATTAGCAGTTCTGTTTGGATCATATTCAATTGTTTTAACAACAGCTGGAATAGCATCTTTTCTTCTCTTAAAGTCAATAATTCTATATTTTCTTCTAGATCCACCACCATGATGTCTTACAGTGATTTTACCTTGATTGTTACGTCCTGCAGTTTTGCTTAAAGATGCAACTAAAGATTTTTCTGGTCTGTCAGTTGTGATCTCAGCGAAATCAGACATAGTCATGTGTCTTCTAGAAGGTGTATATGGGTTAAACTTTTTAATTCCCATGATTCGCACTCCTTTCATGCCTTGCGGCATTTACATTTATTCTTATCGGTTATAAACAACCATACAGTTAAAATTAACCTTAGTCTATAAATTATAGACCTTGGAAAATTTCGATATCAGCACTGTCTTCTGTTAAAGTAACAATAGCTTTCTTAGTTTTAGCAGTTGTTCCAACGCTGTTACCACGTCTACGTTTCTTGCCATCTAAGTTCATAGTGTTTACTCTAGCAACTTTAGTGCCTTCAAACATTTTTTCTACAGCTTCTTTAATCTGAGCTTTAGTAGCTTCTGTATGAACTGAAAAAGTGTACTTTTTCTCGCTCATTGCAGCCATACTTTTTTCTGTAACTACAGGTTTAAGAATAACGTCATAATATTTAATATTAGCCATTATGCGTACACCTCCTCAATTTTTGCTACAGCTTCTTTAGTGATTACTAATGAATCATATTTTAAGATATCATATACACTAAGGCTGTTTGTCATTGCAGTTCTTACAGCTGGGATATTGCTAGCAGAACGAATTA carries:
- a CDS encoding LSU ribosomal protein L2p codes for the protein MGIKKFNPYTPSRRHMTMSDFAEITTDRPEKSLVASLSKTAGRNNQGKITVRHHGGGSRRKYRIIDFKRRKDAIPAVVKTIEYDPNRTANIALICYADGEKAYILAPNGLKVGQTVMNGATAEIAVGNCLPLSAIPVGTQVHNIELYPGKGGQLVRSAGNSAQLMAKEGKYATLRLPSGEMRMVPIECRATIGLVGNPDHSLVTIGKAGRKRHMGIRPTVRGSVMNPNDHPHGGGEGKAPVGRSGPCTPWGKPALGLKTRKKNKQSNKLIVRRRDGKGVK
- a CDS encoding LSU ribosomal protein L23p — protein: MANIKYYDVILKPVVTEKSMAAMSEKKYTFSVHTEATKAQIKEAVEKMFEGTKVARVNTMNLDGKKRRRGNSVGTTAKTKKAIVTLTEDSADIEIFQGL